The proteins below are encoded in one region of Berryella intestinalis:
- the pyrH gene encoding UMP kinase codes for MAGDYKYKRVLLKLSGEALAGDVGYGIDPKVVDDLADQIGEIVHDGVQLAVVIGGGNIFRGMAGSAEGMDRSQADYIGMLATVMNALALQDAFERHGIFSRVQSAINMQEVSEPYIRRRALRHLEKGRVVILAAGTGNPYFTTDTTAALRACELDVDCLMKATKVDGVYDSDPVKNPDAKRFDRITYMDVLAKGLNVMDATATSLCMDNDMPMIVFDLTEKGNIARALRGEPVGTVVESA; via the coding sequence ATGGCTGGAGATTACAAGTACAAGCGCGTTTTGCTGAAGCTATCCGGTGAAGCCCTGGCAGGAGACGTCGGCTACGGAATCGATCCGAAGGTCGTCGACGACCTGGCCGACCAGATCGGGGAGATCGTCCACGACGGGGTCCAGCTCGCGGTGGTCATCGGCGGGGGGAACATCTTCCGCGGCATGGCGGGTTCGGCCGAGGGCATGGACCGCTCGCAGGCCGACTACATCGGCATGCTGGCGACGGTCATGAACGCCCTTGCGCTGCAGGACGCCTTCGAGCGCCACGGCATCTTCAGCCGCGTCCAGAGCGCCATCAACATGCAGGAGGTCTCGGAGCCCTACATCCGCCGCCGCGCCCTGCGCCACCTCGAGAAGGGCCGCGTCGTCATCCTGGCGGCCGGGACCGGCAACCCCTATTTCACCACCGACACCACCGCGGCGCTGCGCGCCTGCGAGCTGGATGTCGATTGCCTCATGAAGGCCACGAAGGTCGACGGGGTCTACGACAGCGACCCGGTGAAGAACCCCGATGCGAAGCGCTTCGACCGCATCACCTACATGGACGTTCTGGCCAAGGGCCTCAACGTGATGGACGCCACCGCCACGTCGCTGTGCATGGACAACGACATGCCCATGATCGTGTTCGACCTCACCGAGAAGGGCAACATCGCCCGCGCCCTGAGGGGCGAGCCGGTGGGAACCGTCGTCGAGTCGGCGTAA
- the frr gene encoding ribosome recycling factor, with product MIEGIIEQAEERMMGSLESLNTAFAGVRTGRANAMVLDKIRVDYYGVPTPINQMAGVKSPDAHMLVIEPWDKSVLRAIEHAILESDLGVTPSNDGSVIRLPFPALTEERRRDLVKQCKTYAEEARVSVRSARRDANTAIEKAVKNDSLPEDDQRRGEAEVQKLTDKYIAEVDAALKKKEAEVMEI from the coding sequence ATGATCGAAGGCATTATCGAGCAGGCAGAGGAGCGCATGATGGGCTCTCTGGAATCGCTGAACACCGCGTTCGCGGGCGTGCGCACCGGGCGCGCCAACGCGATGGTCCTCGACAAGATCCGCGTCGACTACTACGGCGTCCCCACGCCCATCAACCAGATGGCCGGAGTGAAGTCTCCCGACGCCCATATGCTGGTCATCGAGCCGTGGGACAAGTCGGTTCTGCGCGCCATCGAGCACGCCATCCTCGAGAGCGATCTGGGCGTGACGCCTTCCAACGACGGCTCGGTCATCCGCCTGCCGTTCCCCGCCCTCACCGAGGAGCGTCGCCGCGACCTGGTCAAGCAGTGCAAAACCTACGCCGAAGAGGCGCGCGTGTCCGTGCGCAGCGCCCGTCGCGACGCCAACACCGCCATCGAGAAGGCCGTGAAGAACGACAGCCTGCCCGAGGACGACCAGCGCCGCGGCGAGGCCGAGGTGCAAAAGCTCACCGACAAGTACATCGCCGAGGTCGACGCCGCTTTGAAGAAAAAAGAAGCGGAAGTGATGGAGATCTAG
- a CDS encoding isoprenyl transferase codes for MLRKPLDYIFPSPPEGLNPESLVVEAVPRHVAVIMDGNGRWAKKRALNRLNGHKAGIEAVRETIRCANDVGVDYLTIYSFSSENWKRPLEEVSGLMNLFATTMLAEVDGLHEEGVRVMTIGHTEGLPDKTRAAFQEAWDKTKDNAGMTLVIAVNYGGRTEIVDAARALVERSVAAVRAGGEPPEVTEREFERFLYTSRIPDPDVILRTSGEMRVSNFLLWQGAYSEFVSVDALWPDFDRYELLRALLEFQRRDRRFGAV; via the coding sequence ATGCTGCGCAAACCGCTCGACTACATATTCCCGAGCCCTCCCGAGGGCTTGAACCCGGAATCGCTTGTCGTCGAAGCGGTGCCGCGCCACGTCGCGGTCATCATGGACGGCAACGGCCGTTGGGCGAAGAAGCGCGCGCTGAACCGCCTGAACGGCCACAAAGCCGGGATCGAGGCGGTGCGCGAGACCATCCGCTGCGCCAACGACGTGGGGGTGGACTACCTCACCATCTACTCGTTCTCGTCGGAGAACTGGAAGCGCCCGCTCGAAGAGGTGAGCGGGCTGATGAACCTGTTCGCCACCACCATGCTCGCCGAGGTCGACGGCCTGCATGAAGAGGGCGTGCGCGTCATGACCATCGGGCATACCGAGGGCCTGCCCGACAAGACCCGCGCCGCCTTCCAGGAGGCCTGGGACAAGACGAAGGACAATGCCGGGATGACGCTGGTCATCGCCGTGAACTACGGCGGGCGCACCGAGATCGTGGATGCGGCCCGCGCGCTGGTCGAGCGCTCCGTGGCCGCGGTCCGCGCAGGCGGGGAGCCCCCCGAGGTCACCGAAAGGGAATTCGAGCGGTTCCTGTACACCTCCCGCATTCCCGACCCCGACGTCATCCTGCGCACCAGCGGGGAGATGCGCGTGTCGAACTTCCTTCTGTGGCAGGGCGCCTACTCCGAGTTCGTGAGCGTCGACGCCCTGTGGCCCGACTTCGACCGATACGAGCTTTTGCGCGCTCTGCTGGAGTTCCAGCGGCGCGACCGTCGGTTCGGGGCGGTGTAG
- a CDS encoding phosphatidate cytidylyltransferase encodes MAGSQSDDEKGTAQRVKDFAYEKTPEKFKNASDFQIRLRTGTVYVIICIASILAGDVPTMLFLAATAGICSAEFFYMLRSDAKMPNEWIGVVGAAYLPIAAFFFGLRGIVAGALLLMLALTLWYVFWSRARMQDVGVSLFGALYTGMQMACIMLVRTAFPGTDGGLLVLLLFASIWANDAFAYLVGRKFGKHKLAPRTSPNKSWEGFFGGLAGGVAVWFLVGQIPSVHIDPLQTFVLGAACGLAGVLGDLCESRIKRSVGFKDSGTMMPGHGGLFDRCDSLMTTATAAFVLLVLFGCINPVL; translated from the coding sequence ATGGCCGGCTCGCAAAGCGACGACGAGAAGGGCACGGCCCAGCGCGTCAAGGACTTCGCCTACGAGAAGACCCCCGAGAAGTTCAAGAACGCCAGCGATTTCCAGATCAGGCTCCGCACGGGAACCGTGTACGTGATCATCTGCATCGCCAGCATCTTGGCGGGCGATGTTCCCACCATGTTGTTTTTGGCTGCGACGGCGGGCATCTGCTCTGCCGAGTTCTTCTACATGCTGCGCTCCGACGCGAAGATGCCCAACGAGTGGATCGGCGTGGTCGGTGCGGCGTACCTGCCCATCGCCGCCTTCTTCTTCGGCCTGCGCGGCATCGTGGCCGGCGCGCTTCTGCTGATGCTGGCGCTTACCCTGTGGTACGTGTTCTGGAGCCGCGCACGCATGCAGGATGTGGGCGTGAGCCTGTTCGGAGCGCTGTACACGGGCATGCAGATGGCATGCATCATGCTGGTCCGCACGGCGTTTCCCGGGACCGACGGCGGGCTGCTGGTGCTGCTCCTGTTCGCCAGCATCTGGGCGAACGATGCGTTCGCCTATCTGGTCGGACGCAAGTTCGGAAAGCATAAGCTCGCCCCGCGCACCAGCCCGAACAAAAGCTGGGAAGGGTTTTTCGGCGGCCTTGCCGGCGGCGTGGCCGTCTGGTTCCTCGTCGGGCAGATCCCCAGCGTGCACATCGACCCTCTGCAGACGTTCGTCTTGGGCGCGGCGTGCGGCCTTGCCGGGGTTCTGGGCGATCTGTGCGAGAGCCGCATCAAGCGCAGCGTGGGCTTCAAGGACTCCGGGACGATGATGCCGGGCCACGGAGGGCTGTTCGACCGCTGCGACTCGCTGATGACCACGGCGACGGCGGCCTTCGTGCTGCTCGTGCTGTTCGGTTGCATCAACCCGGTCCTCTAA
- the dxr gene encoding 1-deoxy-D-xylulose-5-phosphate reductoisomerase has translation MSDNSPAAARRPRRIAVLGSTGSIGMQTLDVARRHPDKVEVVALAAGTRASKLLDQARELGVRHLALGDESQAATPVADQLRDQAREGGSIGFGVDAVAALVGLDGVDAVVNALVGAAGLRASYDTLRRGRVLALANKESLVVGGDIIMPLAKRTGMLMPIDSEHGAIYQCLIGEDPSEVSRLWVTASGGPFRGRTRGELARVTPAEALAHPNWNMGAKISIDSSTLMNKGLEVIEAHHLFGCPYDRISVVVQPQSAIHSMVEFSDGSVKAHLGTTDMRIPIQYALSYPERWDAPVEPLDFTKLGSLDFSAPDTDTFRCLALARAAGERGGTLPCAMNAANEVAVAAFLAGEGTYLGIASCVEAVMERHDVEAVESIEQLEAVDAWARATARANVR, from the coding sequence ATGAGTGATAATTCTCCCGCGGCCGCGCGCCGTCCCCGCCGCATCGCCGTTCTGGGTTCCACCGGCTCCATCGGCATGCAGACGCTCGACGTGGCGCGCCGGCATCCCGATAAGGTGGAAGTGGTGGCGCTTGCCGCCGGAACGCGCGCCTCGAAGCTGCTCGATCAGGCGCGGGAGCTGGGCGTGCGCCATCTGGCCCTGGGAGACGAGTCCCAGGCGGCCACCCCGGTCGCCGATCAGCTGCGCGACCAGGCGAGAGAAGGCGGCTCGATCGGTTTCGGGGTGGACGCCGTTGCGGCGCTCGTCGGCCTCGACGGGGTCGATGCGGTGGTGAACGCGCTGGTGGGCGCGGCCGGGCTGCGCGCGAGCTACGACACGCTCAGGCGCGGCCGGGTGCTGGCTCTGGCGAACAAGGAGTCGCTCGTGGTGGGCGGCGACATCATCATGCCGCTCGCGAAGCGCACCGGCATGCTCATGCCCATCGACTCCGAGCACGGCGCGATCTACCAATGCCTGATCGGGGAAGATCCCTCCGAGGTGTCCCGCTTGTGGGTGACGGCGTCGGGCGGTCCGTTTCGCGGCCGCACGCGCGGCGAGCTGGCCCGCGTCACGCCCGCCGAGGCGCTTGCCCATCCGAACTGGAACATGGGCGCCAAGATCTCCATCGACTCGTCCACGCTCATGAACAAGGGCCTCGAGGTGATCGAGGCGCATCACCTGTTCGGATGCCCCTACGATCGCATCAGCGTGGTGGTTCAGCCGCAAAGTGCCATCCATTCGATGGTCGAGTTCTCGGACGGCAGCGTGAAGGCCCACCTGGGAACCACCGACATGCGCATACCCATCCAGTACGCGCTTTCGTACCCCGAGCGCTGGGATGCGCCGGTCGAACCGCTCGATTTCACGAAGCTGGGGTCGCTCGACTTCTCCGCTCCCGACACCGATACGTTCAGGTGCCTCGCCCTTGCGCGCGCGGCCGGCGAGCGCGGCGGCACCCTGCCGTGCGCCATGAACGCCGCCAACGAGGTGGCCGTGGCGGCGTTTCTCGCGGGGGAGGGAACCTACCTGGGGATCGCCTCGTGCGTCGAGGCCGTCATGGAGCGCCACGACGTCGAAGCGGTCGAGAGCATCGAGCAGCTCGAGGCCGTGGATGCCTGGGCCCGCGCGACCGCCCGCGCAAACGTGCGGTAG
- a CDS encoding site-2 protease family protein yields the protein MDVILMIVYATIALGFLVFIHEGGHYLAARAFGVRVSEFMLGLPGPSVGFTHGETRFGVTAVLLGGYARVCGMEPGEMSPHLEKVMESLYRRGTATMEEVAADCGITDDEAYDALEELDEWGTAKRPLKSDEHNTYRTPAVNPTKRQIRLARKKGLTVPEKSEMGSARPLDDAHAFYESEYRRQYRSLPFWKRSVILLAGIFVNLLFAVLAFVFVYSVLGIDLQNTQTGEVVHRVIDPLRSVAVGFAYIGMVFQAVAQLFNPQTAAETVSQSSSIVGIAVISKTAAEQGLQSFLSFMAMLSVSLGVMNLIPIPPLDGGRFAVEVYQKASRRLVSEKVMTRLSTVGLALFGLLFVVMMGQDISRFVLGG from the coding sequence GTGGACGTCATTCTCATGATCGTGTACGCGACGATCGCACTCGGATTCCTCGTCTTCATCCACGAAGGCGGGCATTACCTGGCTGCGCGGGCCTTCGGCGTGCGCGTGTCGGAATTCATGCTGGGCCTGCCCGGGCCTTCCGTGGGCTTCACCCATGGCGAGACGCGCTTCGGCGTGACGGCCGTGCTTTTGGGCGGGTACGCCCGCGTGTGCGGCATGGAGCCGGGCGAGATGAGCCCGCACCTCGAGAAGGTCATGGAATCGCTCTATCGCCGCGGCACGGCGACGATGGAGGAGGTGGCCGCCGACTGCGGCATCACCGACGACGAGGCCTACGACGCCCTCGAAGAGCTGGACGAGTGGGGCACGGCGAAGCGGCCCCTGAAGTCCGACGAGCACAACACGTACCGCACCCCTGCGGTGAACCCGACCAAGCGCCAGATCAGGCTGGCTCGGAAAAAGGGCCTGACCGTCCCCGAGAAGTCCGAGATGGGGTCGGCCCGCCCACTCGACGACGCGCACGCCTTCTACGAAAGCGAGTACCGCCGGCAGTACCGCTCGCTTCCGTTCTGGAAGCGCTCGGTCATCCTGCTCGCCGGCATCTTCGTGAACCTGCTGTTCGCCGTGCTCGCGTTCGTGTTCGTCTACTCGGTTCTGGGCATCGATCTGCAGAACACGCAAACGGGCGAGGTGGTTCACCGCGTCATCGACCCGCTGCGCTCGGTCGCGGTCGGCTTCGCCTACATCGGCATGGTGTTCCAGGCGGTGGCCCAGCTGTTCAATCCCCAGACGGCGGCGGAAACCGTGTCGCAGTCCAGCTCGATCGTGGGCATCGCCGTGATCTCGAAGACGGCGGCCGAGCAGGGGCTCCAGTCGTTCCTGTCGTTCATGGCCATGCTGTCGGTGTCGTTGGGCGTCATGAACCTCATCCCCATCCCGCCGCTCGACGGCGGGCGGTTCGCGGTGGAGGTGTACCAGAAGGCTTCGCGCCGGTTGGTGTCCGAGAAGGTCATGACCCGTCTGTCCACCGTGGGGCTCGCGCTGTTCGGCCTCCTGTTCGTCGTGATGATGGGCCAGGACATCTCGAGGTTCGTGCTGGGCGGATAG
- the ispG gene encoding flavodoxin-dependent (E)-4-hydroxy-3-methylbut-2-enyl-diphosphate synthase, which produces MAYREPGAQAEKPNQLTRRVMVGSVPVGGGASVAVQSMLTADALDVGANVSQIEALAEAGCEIIRMAVPRRSCLDAFEEVCARSPLPVVADVHFDAQIAIEAARRGAAKLRINPGNIGGWDKADLVLDAAEAAGIPVRIGVNAGSLDESIARRDDLSLPQKLALSASEYVRHCEQRGFRDVVVSAKAHDVMTTVRTYRQLARDIPHVPLHIGVTEAGTRFQGIVKSASGLGILLEEGIGDTMRISLTDDPVNEVRACWTLLSALDMRRRGPEIISCPTCGRCQVDLIGLAERVEGHLRTVRHPVKVAVMGCVVNGPGEAKDADVGVACGKGSAVVFRNGEVVRKVPEDEVVGALIEEIEKL; this is translated from the coding sequence GTGGCTTACAGAGAACCTGGCGCCCAGGCGGAAAAGCCCAACCAGCTCACCCGTCGCGTCATGGTCGGGTCGGTTCCCGTCGGCGGAGGGGCCTCGGTGGCGGTCCAGTCGATGCTGACGGCCGACGCGCTCGACGTCGGGGCGAACGTCTCCCAGATCGAGGCCCTGGCGGAAGCCGGATGCGAGATCATCCGCATGGCCGTCCCGCGCCGTTCCTGCCTGGATGCGTTCGAGGAGGTGTGCGCACGCTCGCCGCTTCCCGTGGTCGCCGACGTCCATTTCGATGCCCAGATCGCCATCGAGGCCGCCCGCCGCGGGGCGGCCAAGCTGCGCATCAACCCGGGAAACATCGGGGGGTGGGATAAGGCCGACCTCGTGCTCGACGCCGCCGAAGCGGCGGGGATCCCCGTCCGCATCGGCGTGAACGCGGGTTCGCTCGACGAGTCCATCGCCCGCCGCGACGATCTTTCGCTTCCCCAGAAACTCGCGCTGTCGGCGTCCGAGTACGTGCGGCACTGCGAGCAGCGGGGCTTTCGCGACGTGGTGGTAAGCGCGAAGGCGCACGACGTGATGACTACGGTGCGCACCTACCGTCAGCTCGCGCGCGACATCCCGCACGTCCCGCTGCACATCGGCGTCACCGAGGCGGGCACCCGGTTCCAAGGGATCGTGAAGTCGGCATCGGGTCTGGGCATCCTGCTCGAAGAGGGGATCGGCGACACGATGCGCATCTCGCTCACCGACGATCCCGTCAACGAAGTGCGCGCGTGCTGGACGCTGCTCTCGGCGCTCGATATGCGTCGCAGGGGCCCCGAGATCATCAGCTGCCCCACGTGCGGGCGCTGCCAGGTCGATCTGATCGGGTTGGCCGAGCGGGTGGAGGGGCATCTGCGCACGGTGCGCCATCCGGTGAAGGTGGCCGTGATGGGCTGCGTGGTGAACGGTCCCGGCGAGGCGAAAGACGCCGACGTGGGTGTGGCCTGCGGCAAGGGATCGGCCGTCGTATTCAGGAACGGAGAGGTCGTCCGCAAAGTCCCCGAAGACGAGGTTGTGGGCGCATTGATAGAGGAGATCGAAAAGCTATGA
- a CDS encoding proline--tRNA ligase produces the protein MTNIIRMSSLYAPTLKEDPSDAELASHRLLLRAGMIRKMGSGLYTFLPLGMRVLNKISNIVSEEMDAIGAQEIIMPILQPADLWHESGRWEAYGPELMRISDRHDADFCLGPTHEEIITALVRNELRSYKELPLALYQTQMKYRDEIRPRFGLMRSREFLMKDAYSFHATQESLQETYDDMSEAYGRIMDRLGLQWRAVEADGGQIGGKVTIEFMALADAGEASIVYSDSGYAADTEAGVCIARPTEYKVDGIEKIATPGVHTIDELAAFLDIPASSTVKALSGKDGEGRLAVLFIPGDHELNELKAVRELGGFTLLTDDEMTGFGLKKGSMGPVGLPKAARLVADRSLQGISRWVVGANDDGYHYVGAQLGVDFEIDGWADLCEVQPGDSCPVSGEPLKGARGIEVGQVFQLGTKYSEAMGATFMDEDGSEKPFIMGCYGVGVSRALAAVVEQCHDEHGIAWPASVAPAHVCVIPLTVNDDTVGPAAEKLAAELAELGVEVAIDDRKDRAGVKFNDADLIGWPVQIIVGKRGLEAGTVEVKHRRTGEKKDVSLSSIVELFTFAHKAVRQGVSPLTAYASILQ, from the coding sequence ATGACGAATATCATCCGCATGAGCAGCCTGTACGCGCCCACTTTGAAGGAGGATCCGTCCGACGCCGAACTCGCGAGCCATAGGCTCCTTCTGCGCGCGGGCATGATCCGCAAGATGGGCTCGGGCCTGTACACCTTCCTTCCTTTGGGCATGCGCGTTCTGAACAAGATCTCGAACATCGTTTCGGAGGAGATGGACGCGATCGGCGCCCAGGAGATCATCATGCCTATCCTGCAGCCGGCCGATCTGTGGCACGAGAGCGGCCGCTGGGAAGCCTACGGCCCCGAGCTGATGCGCATCTCGGATCGCCATGACGCCGATTTCTGCCTGGGGCCCACCCACGAGGAGATCATCACGGCCCTGGTGCGCAACGAGCTGCGCTCCTACAAAGAGCTGCCCTTGGCCTTGTACCAGACCCAGATGAAGTACCGCGACGAGATCCGCCCGCGCTTCGGGCTGATGCGCTCGCGCGAGTTCCTCATGAAAGACGCCTACAGCTTCCACGCCACCCAGGAATCGCTCCAGGAAACCTATGACGACATGAGCGAGGCCTACGGCCGCATCATGGACCGGCTGGGCTTGCAGTGGCGCGCGGTCGAGGCCGACGGCGGCCAGATCGGTGGAAAGGTGACCATCGAGTTCATGGCGCTCGCCGATGCGGGCGAGGCGTCCATCGTGTACAGCGACAGCGGGTATGCGGCCGACACCGAGGCGGGCGTGTGCATCGCGCGGCCCACCGAGTACAAGGTGGACGGCATCGAGAAGATCGCCACCCCGGGGGTCCACACCATCGACGAGCTGGCCGCGTTCCTGGACATCCCCGCAAGCTCCACGGTGAAGGCCCTGTCCGGCAAGGACGGCGAGGGTCGCCTGGCGGTGCTGTTCATCCCCGGCGACCACGAGCTGAACGAGCTGAAGGCCGTGCGCGAGCTCGGGGGCTTCACGCTGCTCACCGACGACGAGATGACGGGCTTCGGCCTGAAGAAGGGCTCGATGGGCCCGGTGGGGCTGCCCAAGGCCGCGCGCCTGGTTGCCGATCGGTCCCTTCAGGGCATCTCGCGCTGGGTCGTGGGCGCCAACGACGACGGATACCATTACGTGGGAGCGCAGCTCGGCGTGGACTTCGAGATCGACGGCTGGGCCGATTTGTGCGAAGTCCAACCCGGCGACAGCTGCCCGGTGAGCGGCGAGCCCCTGAAGGGCGCGCGCGGCATCGAGGTCGGGCAGGTGTTCCAGCTGGGCACGAAGTACTCCGAGGCCATGGGCGCCACGTTCATGGACGAGGACGGGAGCGAGAAGCCGTTCATCATGGGATGCTACGGCGTGGGCGTGTCCCGGGCGCTTGCCGCCGTGGTCGAGCAGTGCCACGACGAGCACGGCATCGCCTGGCCCGCGTCGGTCGCCCCCGCGCACGTGTGCGTGATTCCCCTGACGGTGAACGACGATACGGTGGGGCCGGCGGCCGAGAAGCTGGCGGCGGAGCTGGCCGAGCTCGGCGTCGAGGTGGCCATCGACGACCGGAAGGACCGCGCGGGCGTGAAGTTCAACGACGCCGACCTCATCGGCTGGCCCGTCCAGATCATCGTGGGCAAGCGCGGTCTCGAGGCGGGAACCGTCGAGGTCAAGCATCGCCGCACCGGCGAGAAGAAGGACGTCTCCCTCTCGTCGATCGTCGAGCTGTTCACGTTCGCCCACAAGGCTGTGCGCCAGGGGGTCAGCCCCCTTACCGCCTACGCCTCCATCCTCCAGTAG
- a CDS encoding HAD family hydrolase — MARAKAVLFDNDGTLVDTAELLLKTFRYATRAVLNREFTDEQLMRGVGIPLADQMYDFTDDPVEAEELLRVYRAYNKTIHDEMISVFPGIPELLLALERAGIRLGVVTSKRHDVCQHGLEICGIADRFEFVVGSDDCSEHKPKPGPVLYGCELLGIDPSEAVYVGDSPYDILAGRAAGVRTLGVTWGVFSRRQIAEAAEPTFWAHDAAEAARILGVS, encoded by the coding sequence ATGGCGAGAGCGAAGGCGGTGCTGTTCGACAACGACGGCACGCTGGTCGATACGGCGGAACTTCTGCTGAAGACGTTCCGCTATGCGACCAGGGCCGTTTTGAACCGGGAGTTCACCGACGAACAGCTGATGCGCGGCGTGGGCATCCCGCTTGCGGACCAGATGTACGACTTCACCGACGATCCGGTCGAGGCCGAGGAGCTGCTGCGGGTGTACCGTGCGTACAACAAGACGATACACGACGAAATGATTTCGGTGTTTCCCGGGATCCCCGAGCTTTTGCTTGCGTTGGAGCGCGCTGGGATCCGCTTGGGCGTGGTTACGTCCAAGCGCCACGACGTGTGCCAGCACGGGCTTGAGATCTGCGGGATCGCCGATCGCTTCGAGTTCGTGGTCGGATCCGACGATTGCAGCGAGCATAAGCCAAAGCCCGGTCCGGTGCTGTACGGCTGCGAGCTTTTGGGCATTGATCCGTCCGAGGCGGTGTATGTGGGGGACAGCCCCTACGATATCCTCGCCGGCCGGGCGGCGGGCGTTCGGACCCTGGGGGTGACCTGGGGCGTGTTCTCCCGCCGGCAGATCGCCGAAGCCGCTGAACCGACGTTTTGGGCCCACGATGCTGCGGAGGCCGCGCGCATCCTGGGCGTTTCGTAG
- a CDS encoding sirohydrochlorin cobaltochelatase: MGFGSCEPIADDAAAAAGVGRLEAIDFARGARDMEELGRIRCGRDEGELRPVMLVASFGTSYNDNRADTIGAIECALAAAFPRFEVRRAFTALEIIEKLAQRDGYRVDTVEQALARCDEDGVREVYVLPTHLIPGREYADARRAVEGFSGRFDVLKMAGPLLDSPDDIDRVIEACVEAMDPSGGEGETALCLMGHGTNVAANAVYFAVRDALALKGPFRHFIGTVEGTPTLEDAVGEMVAAGARRAVLRPLMVVAGDHANNDMADADDPESLAGMLSARGVDVECQVEGLGQLPAIRALYVEHAHTMVEG, from the coding sequence ATGGGTTTCGGATCGTGCGAACCGATCGCCGACGACGCCGCCGCGGCTGCGGGGGTCGGTCGGTTGGAGGCGATCGACTTTGCGCGGGGCGCCCGCGATATGGAAGAGCTCGGCCGCATCCGCTGCGGACGGGACGAAGGCGAGCTTCGCCCGGTTATGCTGGTCGCCAGTTTCGGCACCAGCTATAACGACAACCGCGCAGACACCATCGGCGCGATCGAGTGCGCTTTGGCCGCTGCGTTTCCGCGCTTCGAAGTGCGCCGGGCGTTCACGGCGCTCGAGATTATCGAGAAGCTCGCCCAGCGCGACGGATACCGGGTGGACACGGTGGAGCAGGCTCTCGCCCGCTGCGATGAAGACGGCGTCCGCGAGGTGTACGTGCTTCCCACCCACCTCATTCCCGGGCGCGAATACGCCGACGCCCGCCGCGCGGTCGAGGGGTTCTCGGGACGCTTCGACGTGCTGAAGATGGCCGGGCCGCTCCTCGATTCCCCCGACGACATCGACCGCGTGATCGAGGCCTGCGTCGAGGCCATGGACCCTTCGGGAGGCGAGGGGGAGACTGCGCTGTGCCTGATGGGCCACGGGACCAACGTCGCGGCCAACGCAGTGTACTTCGCCGTGCGCGACGCGCTTGCGCTCAAGGGTCCGTTTCGCCATTTCATTGGTACGGTGGAGGGCACGCCCACGCTCGAGGACGCGGTTGGGGAGATGGTCGCCGCCGGGGCGCGCCGCGCAGTGCTGAGGCCGCTTATGGTGGTGGCGGGCGATCATGCGAACAACGACATGGCCGACGCGGACGATCCCGAATCGCTGGCGGGGATGCTGTCGGCTCGCGGGGTCGATGTGGAATGCCAGGTGGAGGGGTTGGGCCAGCTTCCCGCTATCCGCGCGCTGTACGTCGAGCACGCGCACACGATGGTCGAAGGGTAG
- a CDS encoding pirin family protein yields MERTVKSKVVGYRTQDGAGVSLVRVLGDHSVDEFDPILMLDSFDSTDPDDYTAGFPLHPHRGIETISYLARGKMTHLDSLGNEDTISDGEVQWMTAGSGIMHEERLPACERMLGVQLWLNLPADEKMCEPAYHPIRKGQIEDIEIEGGVLRLVAGSYKGRTGFEAPHLPFDYYALELEPHAHVVLDFERDRSVMAFTLLGDCRIAGEPIEEKTAVKLTEGDTLSVETGDTPAQVLVMSSQRLDEPVHWGGPIVMDTRAGLLEAFDELDRGTFIKGKIRFDA; encoded by the coding sequence ATGGAACGCACGGTGAAGAGCAAAGTGGTCGGATACCGCACGCAGGACGGTGCGGGCGTGAGCCTCGTTCGCGTTTTGGGGGACCACTCCGTCGACGAGTTCGACCCCATCCTCATGCTCGACTCGTTCGACAGCACCGACCCCGACGACTACACGGCGGGGTTCCCCCTGCACCCGCACCGCGGAATCGAGACCATCTCGTACCTCGCACGCGGCAAGATGACCCACCTGGACAGCCTCGGCAACGAGGACACCATCTCCGACGGCGAGGTGCAGTGGATGACGGCCGGTTCGGGCATCATGCACGAAGAGAGGCTCCCCGCATGCGAGCGCATGCTGGGCGTGCAGCTGTGGCTGAACCTCCCGGCGGACGAGAAGATGTGCGAGCCCGCCTACCATCCCATCAGGAAGGGCCAGATCGAGGATATCGAGATCGAAGGCGGCGTTTTGCGGCTCGTCGCGGGATCGTACAAGGGGCGCACGGGGTTCGAGGCGCCGCACCTGCCCTTCGATTACTATGCGCTCGAACTCGAGCCGCACGCGCACGTCGTCCTCGATTTCGAGCGGGATCGGTCGGTCATGGCGTTCACGCTGCTGGGCGACTGCCGCATCGCCGGAGAGCCCATCGAGGAGAAAACAGCGGTAAAGCTCACCGAAGGCGACACCCTGTCCGTCGAGACCGGCGACACACCCGCCCAAGTCCTGGTCATGAGCTCGCAGCGGCTCGATGAGCCGGTCCATTGGGGCGGACCCATCGTCATGGACACCCGCGCCGGGCTGCTGGAGGCCTTCGACGAACTCGATCGCGGAACTTTCATCAAGGGCAAGATCCGCTTCGACGCTTAG